Proteins from one Erysipelothrix larvae genomic window:
- a CDS encoding L-lactate dehydrogenase: MKTTKISIIGAGSVGSATAFALVNHGLASEIVIVDINAKKAEGEAMDIVQGQVFVSPVNVRSGTYSDTKGSDIVIITAGLAQKPGETRIDLVNRNIEIYKQMIPEIASNNPDSILLVVSNPVDILSYVTYKLSGFAAERVIGSGTVLDTARFQSILSQEFGVDARNIHANIIGEHGDTEIATWSLATIAGLTIEQYCRNIGLEFPEEHKNEITDAVKNAAYEIIDRKGFTNYAVALAITHIVKVILRGENSILTVSTLQSGAYGLEDVYISVPTIVTRSGVKQVVEVPYSQQERHDLKVSADTLKAILDSSNL; this comes from the coding sequence ATGAAAACTACTAAAATATCAATTATCGGTGCGGGTTCTGTTGGTTCTGCAACTGCATTTGCACTGGTGAACCATGGCCTTGCGTCTGAAATCGTCATTGTCGATATCAATGCGAAAAAAGCAGAAGGTGAAGCGATGGATATCGTTCAAGGGCAAGTATTTGTAAGTCCAGTGAATGTAAGAAGTGGCACCTATAGTGATACCAAGGGTTCTGACATTGTAATTATTACTGCAGGACTGGCACAAAAACCCGGTGAAACACGGATTGATTTAGTCAATCGGAATATTGAAATCTACAAACAAATGATTCCAGAAATTGCATCCAATAACCCGGATTCAATTTTACTGGTTGTATCAAATCCTGTAGATATTCTTTCTTATGTAACTTATAAGTTATCAGGCTTTGCTGCAGAACGTGTGATTGGCTCTGGAACCGTTCTTGATACCGCGCGTTTTCAATCCATTTTATCGCAAGAGTTTGGTGTGGATGCCCGCAATATTCATGCGAATATTATTGGTGAACATGGAGATACTGAAATTGCGACATGGTCACTGGCAACCATTGCAGGACTTACCATCGAACAATATTGCCGTAACATTGGGTTAGAGTTTCCTGAAGAACATAAAAATGAAATCACAGATGCAGTTAAAAATGCTGCCTATGAAATCATTGATCGTAAAGGCTTTACCAATTATGCAGTCGCCCTTGCGATTACCCATATTGTGAAAGTCATCCTTCGTGGTGAAAACTCAATCTTGACCGTTTCGACACTTCAAAGTGGTGCATATGGGTTAGAAGATGTTTATATCTCAGTTCCGACGATTGTGACACGAAGTGGTGTCAAACAAGTTGTGGAAGTCCCATATAGCCAACAAGAACGCCATGATTTAAAGGTGTCTGCTGATACGCTGAAAGCGATTTTAGACAGTTCAAACTTATAA
- a CDS encoding peptidase U32 family protein, with the protein MRKIVPLVNLNQVENYLSNGVDKVLMGSYFSAARQVEVFTIQEMIEVNEKIPVVGCFNRFYFEHELNQLKHEIKSLVEGGIEEITASDLAVLEIVFELGLDVKVILDTDTTMTNIDDVKTMHDMGADEVVLGRELTLDEIVSISKETNVCGMHFFGYQLMSASRRKHLTQYAQYRNVDIRTGQLYWMKEAKRDALYMTLEDHYGTHIYAPDVYSGIHVYQTLKEAGIQTLYFDVMGLEIEDVLFVVRSLDILEDYDQFETILSETCDMVLTHGLLYQETEKGK; encoded by the coding sequence ATGCGTAAAATTGTACCGCTGGTTAATTTGAATCAAGTCGAAAACTACCTCAGCAATGGTGTGGATAAAGTCTTAATGGGTTCTTATTTTAGCGCAGCACGTCAAGTTGAAGTCTTTACAATCCAAGAAATGATTGAAGTGAATGAGAAAATCCCGGTCGTGGGGTGTTTTAATCGGTTCTATTTTGAACATGAACTCAATCAACTGAAACATGAAATTAAGTCTTTAGTTGAAGGGGGCATTGAAGAAATCACGGCATCAGACTTGGCAGTTTTAGAAATTGTGTTTGAACTGGGTCTGGATGTCAAGGTTATTTTAGATACCGATACAACCATGACCAATATCGACGATGTGAAAACAATGCATGACATGGGTGCAGATGAAGTGGTATTAGGCCGTGAATTGACCTTGGATGAAATTGTGAGTATCAGCAAAGAAACCAACGTGTGTGGTATGCATTTCTTTGGGTATCAATTGATGAGTGCGTCACGACGTAAACATTTAACGCAATATGCGCAATACCGTAATGTCGATATTCGTACAGGTCAACTGTATTGGATGAAAGAAGCCAAACGGGATGCACTTTATATGACCCTTGAGGATCACTATGGGACACATATCTATGCACCGGATGTTTACTCGGGGATTCATGTCTATCAAACGCTAAAAGAAGCCGGGATTCAAACGTTGTATTTTGATGTGATGGGACTTGAAATTGAAGATGTTTTGTTTGTTGTACGGTCTTTAGATATTTTAGAGGATTATGATCAATTTGAAACAATCTTAAGTGAGACCTGTGATATGGTCTTAACCCATGGATTGTTGTATCAAGAAACTGAAAAAGGGAAGTGA
- the tgt gene encoding tRNA guanosine(34) transglycosylase Tgt — MKKPLDYTLIKKDIRSKARRGAITTPHGTVQTPMFMPVGTLATVKFLSPEDLYKIGSQVILSNTYHLWLRPGEHIVKQAGGLHKFMNYDGPILTDSGGFQVFSLSQIRKIEEEGVAFRNHLNGDKLFLSPEKAIQIQNDLGADIIMSFDECPPYPATYEYMKDSVERTLRWAKRGQLAHQRPDDQALFGIVQGGSFTELRHHSAKSLVEMDFPGYSIGGTSVGEPKEVMYKMIDDAIEFLPEDKPRYLMGVGSVDAIFEGVLRGVDMFDCVLPTRIARHGAAMTTQGRVNIKNNKFAEDFTPLDPACDCEACQNYTKAYLRHLIRCNEGLGMRLLSIHNLRFLLKLMEDIRLAIEEDRLLELRDQVYEAYELHETKSGF, encoded by the coding sequence ATGAAAAAACCATTAGACTATACATTAATTAAAAAAGATATACGGTCAAAAGCCCGTCGTGGCGCCATTACAACCCCACATGGTACGGTTCAAACCCCGATGTTTATGCCTGTGGGAACCTTGGCGACTGTTAAGTTTCTATCACCTGAGGATCTTTATAAGATCGGATCTCAGGTGATTTTGAGTAACACCTATCACTTATGGTTAAGACCGGGTGAACATATCGTGAAACAAGCAGGGGGACTTCATAAATTTATGAACTATGATGGCCCAATCTTGACTGATAGCGGTGGATTTCAAGTGTTCTCTTTGAGTCAAATTCGTAAGATTGAAGAAGAGGGTGTTGCGTTTAGGAATCATCTCAATGGAGATAAGCTTTTCTTAAGCCCTGAAAAAGCCATTCAAATCCAAAATGATTTGGGTGCGGATATTATTATGAGTTTTGATGAATGCCCGCCCTATCCTGCAACCTATGAATACATGAAAGACAGCGTTGAGCGGACCCTTCGTTGGGCAAAACGTGGTCAACTTGCACATCAAAGACCCGATGATCAAGCGTTATTTGGAATCGTGCAAGGGGGATCGTTTACTGAACTGCGTCATCACAGTGCAAAATCACTGGTGGAAATGGATTTCCCAGGGTATTCTATTGGGGGTACCAGTGTGGGTGAACCCAAAGAAGTGATGTACAAGATGATTGATGATGCGATTGAATTTTTACCTGAAGACAAGCCGCGTTATTTAATGGGTGTTGGTTCTGTTGATGCAATCTTTGAAGGTGTGTTACGGGGTGTTGATATGTTTGATTGTGTCTTACCCACACGAATTGCACGTCATGGTGCTGCCATGACTACACAAGGACGTGTTAACATCAAGAACAATAAGTTTGCAGAAGACTTTACGCCCTTAGATCCTGCATGTGATTGTGAAGCATGTCAAAACTATACCAAAGCCTATTTAAGACATTTGATTCGTTGTAATGAAGGATTGGGAATGCGGTTATTATCGATTCACAACCTTAGATTCTTACTGAAGTTAATGGAAGACATTCGGTTGGCGATTGAAGAAGATCGGCTCTTAGAACTTAGAGATCAGGTTTATGAAGCCTATGAGCTTCATGAAACAAAATCAGGATTTTAA
- a CDS encoding hydroxymethylglutaryl-CoA reductase, degradative: MSQYKGFYKKSIAERLEILKRDRHINPDYFGSLPASTYNNMIENAITTFELPMGVSPNYCINGRQIVIPMVTEEPSVIAASSNAANIIKQNGGFTSSVISRVMRGEIAFVNPNNPQAIQDFIETHQEALFDNAHQAHPSIIKRGGGVQSITTRHITKDDNTLVIVDVLVDTQEAMGANMINTILESLRTLIETNTQEHALMAILTNNTPECLVHAHCTLDPSTLKFSDTIGQKITEASLLSKLDPFRTATHNKGIMNGVDAILIATGNDWRAVNAGIYSYHSRNGQLEPFTTWSLNDEGMICGETTLPLALGSVGGSIGLNPKVKLAYEILGFHDVKSLMECIACVALAQNFAAIYALTTDGIQKGHMALHARNLALKAGAKPTEVEALVHLLLKQPHLNSDTAKACLEQLKATHSS, encoded by the coding sequence ATGTCACAGTATAAAGGTTTTTATAAAAAAAGTATTGCAGAACGTTTGGAAATCCTAAAACGTGATCGGCACATTAACCCCGATTATTTTGGGTCACTTCCAGCTTCTACCTACAATAATATGATTGAAAATGCAATCACAACATTCGAACTTCCAATGGGAGTTTCGCCAAATTATTGTATTAATGGAAGACAAATTGTCATTCCGATGGTCACAGAAGAACCCTCAGTAATTGCCGCTTCAAGTAATGCCGCAAATATCATTAAACAAAATGGAGGCTTCACAAGCAGTGTCATTTCCCGTGTCATGCGCGGTGAGATTGCTTTTGTGAATCCAAACAATCCCCAAGCCATCCAAGACTTCATTGAGACACACCAAGAAGCACTCTTTGACAACGCCCATCAGGCGCACCCATCGATTATAAAACGGGGTGGTGGGGTTCAATCCATCACGACACGACACATCACCAAAGACGATAACACCCTTGTGATTGTGGATGTCTTAGTGGACACACAAGAAGCAATGGGCGCTAACATGATTAACACCATCTTAGAAAGCCTCAGAACACTCATTGAAACAAACACCCAAGAACACGCCCTTATGGCGATTCTCACAAACAATACGCCAGAATGCCTCGTCCATGCACACTGCACCCTTGACCCATCAACCTTAAAGTTCAGCGATACCATTGGTCAAAAGATTACTGAAGCAAGCCTTTTGTCTAAACTTGACCCCTTTAGAACCGCTACCCACAACAAAGGTATCATGAATGGTGTTGATGCAATCTTAATCGCAACCGGCAATGACTGGCGCGCGGTCAATGCTGGCATATACAGCTATCATTCACGAAACGGACAGCTTGAACCCTTCACAACCTGGTCATTAAATGATGAAGGCATGATTTGTGGTGAAACAACCCTGCCATTAGCGTTAGGCAGCGTTGGTGGAAGCATTGGACTCAACCCTAAAGTAAAACTTGCCTATGAGATTCTTGGGTTTCATGATGTGAAATCCTTAATGGAATGCATTGCCTGTGTTGCATTGGCGCAAAACTTCGCCGCAATCTATGCGCTCACAACCGATGGTATCCAAAAAGGACACATGGCACTCCATGCACGTAACCTGGCTTTAAAGGCAGGTGCAAAACCCACTGAAGTTGAAGCATTGGTACACCTACTCTTAAAACAACCCCATCTAAATTCAGACACTGCCAAAGCGTGTCTAGAACAACTCAAAGCGACACACTCTTCCTAA
- a CDS encoding TIGR02206 family membrane protein, with protein MNFFKFYPNPVEGVSVEPFTTVYMILLAITLLLVGVVLWIGYNQNQMMRQKTMRTLIWALPILELIRQVWLIQSGGYDLTEHLPIHLCGFMIFLMPLWWMTRSKFLENFTYYAGTFGALMALLFNYNHAPWFNIQTFQTFLVHGIIFCIPIFNVLYLGFRPQRKYFRTSVVCLFGLSALVYGINLVLGSNYFFLMAAVDNSPLALIESIVGYPWMLLVAAAGIVFIWYLMFIFFEKSQRNRMRYVVSSEYVERHVRIIR; from the coding sequence ATGAATTTTTTTAAATTCTATCCAAACCCAGTAGAGGGGGTTTCTGTTGAGCCGTTCACAACAGTCTATATGATTCTATTGGCAATTACGCTTCTCTTAGTTGGTGTTGTCCTTTGGATTGGATACAACCAAAATCAAATGATGCGTCAAAAAACGATGCGTACGTTAATTTGGGCACTGCCCATCTTAGAATTAATCCGTCAAGTGTGGTTAATTCAATCGGGTGGGTACGACTTAACAGAACACTTACCCATTCATCTTTGTGGCTTTATGATTTTTTTAATGCCATTATGGTGGATGACACGCAGTAAGTTTTTGGAGAATTTTACCTATTATGCAGGGACCTTTGGGGCACTCATGGCACTTCTTTTTAACTACAACCATGCACCATGGTTTAACATTCAAACCTTCCAAACGTTCTTAGTCCATGGTATTATTTTCTGTATTCCAATTTTTAACGTGCTTTATCTTGGGTTTAGACCCCAACGCAAATATTTTAGAACATCCGTAGTCTGTCTCTTTGGGTTGTCTGCACTTGTCTATGGAATCAATCTGGTATTAGGCAGTAACTACTTCTTCTTAATGGCAGCAGTTGATAATTCACCCTTAGCTTTGATTGAATCGATTGTGGGCTATCCTTGGATGCTTCTTGTAGCAGCAGCTGGGATTGTCTTTATATGGTATTTAATGTTTATTTTCTTTGAGAAAAGTCAACGCAATCGCATGCGTTATGTAGTAAGTAGTGAATATGTTGAACGACATGTTCGTATTATCCGATAA
- the typA gene encoding translational GTPase TypA, protein MQKLLNIAVIAHVDAGKSTLVDAMLEQSGVFGSHEVVQEQVMDSDAIERERGITIYSKNCSVNYDGIKINIVDTPGHADFSSEVERIIRTVDTVILLVDSSEGPMPQTRFVLKKSLEIGLKPILLINKIDKPDRRVNEVIDLVYELFMDLDATDDQLEFPILYGIAKKHIVQYNLDDEGKDIRPLFETIVKHTKVYPDKDDLPLQLQISSLAYDDYIGRLGIGRIYQGTVKKGQTVMVSDAEGKTRRAQIAGVFTYKGLNRTETESAGSGDIVLVSGISDISIGETINQLDNILPLPAIKVEEPTLSMNFLVNTSPFAGQDGKYVTSRNIKERLEKELEVNVGLRVEPTASPDTFVVSGRGELHLSILVENMRREGYELAISKPQVITQVIDGHTCEPIEEVIIEVPDEYSGSIISQMSLRQGEMVDMGEDRGMIKQVWYVPTRGLIGFRSDFINMTRGEGTMVRQFHGYSPMKGEIAQRQNGSMVSTEAGVSMTYSIFNLQERGQFFIGPQTDVYEGMIVGISARSMDMEVNPTKNKKATSIRSAGKDEAMRLVPPIPLTLEYALEFIRDDELVEVTPHNIRLRKRYLKSHERKNANREKNMVQ, encoded by the coding sequence ATGCAAAAATTATTAAATATTGCGGTAATTGCCCACGTTGATGCGGGGAAAAGTACATTAGTCGATGCAATGCTTGAACAATCGGGTGTATTTGGTTCCCACGAAGTGGTTCAAGAACAAGTCATGGATAGTGATGCGATTGAACGTGAACGTGGAATTACCATTTACTCAAAAAACTGTAGTGTAAACTATGATGGCATTAAAATCAACATCGTGGATACTCCAGGGCACGCTGACTTCTCAAGTGAAGTTGAGCGTATTATCCGTACGGTGGATACTGTTATTTTACTTGTGGATAGTTCAGAAGGACCGATGCCACAAACACGGTTTGTCCTTAAGAAATCATTAGAAATTGGACTCAAACCAATTCTTCTGATTAATAAAATCGATAAACCCGATCGTCGTGTGAATGAAGTCATTGATTTAGTGTATGAGCTCTTTATGGATCTTGACGCAACCGATGATCAATTGGAATTCCCAATTCTTTATGGTATTGCGAAGAAACATATCGTGCAATACAACCTTGATGATGAAGGGAAGGACATTCGTCCTCTTTTCGAAACCATTGTGAAACATACCAAGGTGTATCCAGATAAAGATGATTTACCACTTCAACTTCAAATCTCATCATTAGCATATGATGATTATATTGGACGGTTAGGAATTGGTCGTATTTATCAAGGGACTGTGAAAAAAGGTCAAACAGTGATGGTTTCTGATGCAGAAGGAAAAACACGTCGTGCACAAATCGCAGGTGTGTTTACCTATAAAGGATTAAACCGAACTGAAACTGAAAGTGCGGGCAGTGGTGACATTGTCTTAGTATCTGGAATCAGTGATATTTCGATTGGGGAAACCATTAATCAATTGGATAACATTCTTCCATTACCTGCAATTAAGGTTGAAGAACCAACCTTGTCGATGAATTTCTTGGTCAACACATCTCCATTTGCGGGTCAAGATGGTAAATATGTAACCTCGCGTAATATTAAAGAACGCCTTGAAAAAGAACTTGAAGTCAACGTTGGACTTCGTGTAGAACCCACTGCGTCACCCGATACTTTTGTAGTATCAGGGCGTGGTGAACTTCACTTATCGATTCTTGTGGAAAACATGCGTCGTGAAGGCTATGAGCTTGCGATTAGTAAACCACAAGTTATCACACAAGTCATTGATGGTCATACATGTGAGCCAATTGAAGAAGTAATTATTGAAGTGCCGGATGAATATTCTGGATCGATCATTAGCCAAATGTCTTTACGACAAGGTGAAATGGTGGATATGGGTGAAGATCGCGGTATGATTAAACAAGTGTGGTATGTACCAACACGTGGTTTGATTGGATTTAGAAGTGACTTTATCAATATGACCCGTGGTGAAGGGACAATGGTGCGTCAGTTCCATGGTTATTCACCAATGAAAGGGGAAATTGCCCAACGTCAAAATGGTTCAATGGTTTCAACAGAAGCAGGTGTATCCATGACATACTCAATTTTCAACCTTCAAGAACGCGGTCAATTCTTTATTGGACCACAAACAGATGTCTATGAAGGCATGATTGTCGGTATTAGTGCACGGAGCATGGATATGGAAGTCAATCCAACCAAGAATAAGAAGGCAACGTCAATCCGTTCTGCGGGTAAAGATGAAGCAATGCGTCTTGTACCGCCAATTCCATTGACCCTTGAATATGCCCTTGAATTTATTCGTGATGATGAACTTGTGGAGGTAACACCGCACAATATTCGTCTTCGTAAACGTTATTTAAAGAGTCATGAACGCAAGAATGCAAATCGTGAGAAAAACATGGTACAATAG
- the abc-f gene encoding ribosomal protection-like ABC-F family protein: MQKIIDLASVVKIYGDKTLFEIKHLEVFEGDRIGIIGANGSGKSTLMKLIAGEIMPDQGVIEVIESLAYMPQPLGSNIDEIEIGSYSASLFDVGRNAGYSGGEKTKRALSNVLSQNKALYLLDEPTTNMDLVSIQHLESEVLKYSGTLIVISHDTTFLNTVVNRLWILDGGTVREFDGTYEMWQIQQQREYDYQSFLYQQDQKERKRLEKEAARIRIEAQKVGKKPKHMSSKEARIYAGIASVQQGHVQRRSRQLLSRMDHKETLKRPESNDPINISLGSTQKLRAKTAITLENFNLAYGERVLFKDTNATLKTNVCSVITGPNGCGKTSLINAILRKEDGIVVNPGIHFGVFSQFHQSIDLKKTLLQNVMRESIYDMGKVRTILNNLRFSKEDLDKTASKLSGGERAKCVLAMLIVSDINALILDEPSNHLDMDTQQAMLDMLENWEHTLILVSHDRWFIDQLGDQVFEVKHQSLVPSING, translated from the coding sequence ATGCAGAAAATAATAGACTTGGCTTCAGTTGTGAAAATCTATGGGGATAAAACGCTATTTGAGATTAAACATCTTGAAGTTTTTGAAGGAGACCGTATTGGTATAATTGGTGCGAATGGTTCAGGGAAATCAACCCTGATGAAACTCATCGCAGGTGAAATCATGCCGGATCAAGGGGTGATTGAAGTAATTGAATCATTGGCTTATATGCCTCAACCCCTGGGGTCGAACATTGATGAGATTGAGATTGGTTCCTATAGTGCATCCTTGTTTGATGTTGGACGCAATGCGGGTTATAGCGGGGGCGAGAAGACAAAACGTGCACTTTCAAATGTACTCTCACAAAATAAAGCATTATACCTGCTGGATGAACCTACCACGAATATGGATTTAGTGTCCATCCAACATCTTGAATCAGAAGTATTAAAGTATTCTGGAACTTTGATTGTGATATCCCATGATACAACATTTCTTAATACCGTTGTGAATCGACTGTGGATTTTGGATGGTGGGACTGTCCGTGAATTTGATGGAACCTATGAGATGTGGCAGATACAACAACAACGTGAATATGATTATCAGTCCTTTCTGTATCAACAAGACCAAAAAGAGCGCAAGCGTCTTGAAAAGGAAGCAGCACGGATTCGAATTGAAGCTCAAAAGGTGGGGAAAAAACCAAAACACATGTCGAGTAAAGAAGCGCGGATCTATGCCGGGATTGCGAGTGTCCAACAGGGACATGTTCAACGGCGTTCACGTCAGTTATTAAGTCGTATGGATCATAAGGAAACATTGAAGCGACCTGAAAGCAATGATCCCATAAATATCAGTCTTGGGTCTACTCAAAAACTACGGGCAAAGACTGCAATCACGCTTGAGAACTTTAACCTTGCGTATGGTGAACGGGTGTTATTTAAAGATACCAACGCAACCTTAAAGACAAATGTTTGCAGTGTAATCACAGGTCCTAATGGGTGTGGTAAGACAAGCTTAATCAATGCGATTTTAAGAAAAGAAGATGGGATTGTTGTAAATCCTGGGATACACTTTGGTGTATTCTCACAGTTTCACCAATCCATTGATCTTAAGAAGACGTTACTTCAAAATGTCATGAGAGAGAGTATCTATGACATGGGAAAAGTCAGAACCATTTTAAACAATCTACGATTTTCAAAAGAAGATTTGGATAAAACGGCATCTAAATTATCGGGGGGTGAGCGTGCAAAGTGTGTACTTGCGATGTTGATTGTTTCGGATATTAATGCCTTAATTCTTGATGAGCCTTCCAACCATCTTGACATGGATACACAACAAGCAATGCTAGATATGCTTGAAAACTGGGAACATACGCTAATCTTAGTGAGCCATGATCGGTGGTTCATTGATCAATTAGGGGATCAGGTGTTTGAAGTGAAACACCAGTCACTTGTACCATCAATAAACGGCTAA
- a CDS encoding peptidase U32 family protein: protein MSRYELLAPAGDLNRLKTAVDFGADAVFIGGKQYSLRYRASNFTLEDIQDGATYCHDHGAQLFVTANMIFHDEDLEGFTQYLKDLERIGVDAVIVASVQAVRLVKSVAPKLEAHLSTQLSTLNSKAVNFLKRLGADRVVLGRETTLEEVDQLMKHVDVPIEVFIHGAMCTNFSGRCTLSNHMTLRDANRGGCAQSCRWRYEIYDDQKALVSDPECLFTMSSKDMRTAEILPELLATGVYSLKIEGRMKSEYYLACVVSAYRRFIDTIENGGDIENARALCNEALLKAENRESFTGFYENSEFGREGYIYGENGRLANQDFLGIIQSTDGDEVILEVRNHFKVGETLEVFGPKTNHKTFVLETLINSKDEVVDRVFRPLENVKIKVPFDVEDFDFVRRAS, encoded by the coding sequence ATGAGTCGTTATGAACTATTAGCACCAGCAGGTGATTTAAATCGATTAAAGACAGCCGTTGATTTCGGAGCGGATGCTGTTTTTATTGGTGGTAAACAGTATTCGTTAAGATATCGTGCCAGTAATTTTACGCTTGAAGACATTCAAGACGGCGCTACATATTGTCATGATCATGGGGCGCAGTTATTTGTAACGGCCAACATGATTTTTCATGATGAAGATCTTGAAGGGTTTACCCAATACTTAAAGGATTTAGAACGGATTGGGGTGGATGCGGTGATTGTTGCATCAGTTCAAGCGGTGCGTTTAGTGAAGTCGGTTGCACCAAAACTTGAAGCGCATTTAAGCACCCAATTATCCACACTCAATTCAAAAGCGGTCAACTTTTTAAAACGCTTAGGTGCAGATCGTGTGGTCTTGGGGCGTGAAACAACCTTGGAAGAAGTCGATCAATTGATGAAGCATGTGGATGTTCCCATTGAAGTCTTTATTCATGGTGCAATGTGTACCAATTTCTCAGGACGCTGTACCTTGAGTAATCATATGACTTTACGTGATGCCAATCGCGGTGGATGTGCGCAAAGTTGTCGCTGGCGTTATGAAATCTATGATGATCAAAAGGCATTGGTTTCAGACCCTGAGTGTCTGTTTACGATGTCATCAAAGGATATGCGCACAGCGGAGATCTTACCCGAACTTTTGGCGACTGGAGTGTATAGTTTAAAGATTGAAGGCCGTATGAAATCAGAATACTACCTTGCCTGTGTGGTTTCGGCATACCGTCGATTTATTGATACCATTGAAAATGGTGGCGATATTGAGAACGCACGCGCGTTGTGCAATGAAGCCTTATTAAAAGCAGAAAATAGAGAAAGCTTCACTGGATTTTATGAAAACAGTGAATTTGGACGTGAAGGGTACATTTATGGTGAAAATGGTCGCCTTGCAAATCAGGACTTCTTAGGCATTATTCAATCAACGGATGGTGATGAAGTCATTCTCGAAGTGAGAAATCACTTTAAGGTGGGTGAAACCCTGGAAGTCTTTGGACCAAAGACGAATCATAAAACCTTTGTGCTTGAAACATTAATTAACAGTAAAGATGAAGTTGTGGATCGTGTATTTAGACCCTTAGAAAACGTGAAGATTAAGGTGCCTTTTGATGTTGAGGACTTTGACTTTGTGAGACGTGCCTCATGA
- the queA gene encoding tRNA preQ1(34) S-adenosylmethionine ribosyltransferase-isomerase QueA, giving the protein MNVNDFDFNLPEELIAQVPLKNRETSRLLVVAQDHLEDRHFYDIVDYLKSGDVLVVNNTKVIAARLFGIKEETGAHVELLILKFEGNRVECLVGNAKVVKLGTRLSFGEGRLIAVCTKIGEEGIRFFDLEYDGIFLEVLDELGQMPLPPYIHERLEDPNRYQTVYAKVDGSAAAPTAGLHFTPDLMDRIKDLGVSIAEVTLHVGLGTFRPVKVETVETHKMHEEHYMMSQETADLLNEAKAKGRRIIAVGTTSVRTLETILKKYGAFKACEGDSDIFIYPGYTFEGVDAIITNFHLPKSTLVMLVSAFAGKSVIEHAYQHAIDEKYRFFSFGDSMFLQEPAKGVCRKTIK; this is encoded by the coding sequence ATGAATGTAAATGATTTTGACTTTAATTTACCAGAGGAACTTATTGCCCAAGTTCCCCTTAAAAATCGTGAAACATCACGACTGCTTGTTGTGGCACAAGATCACCTAGAAGATCGTCATTTTTATGATATCGTGGATTATCTTAAATCGGGAGATGTCTTGGTTGTGAATAACACAAAGGTCATCGCAGCCCGTCTTTTTGGCATTAAAGAAGAGACCGGTGCTCATGTTGAACTGTTGATTCTAAAGTTTGAAGGTAACCGTGTAGAATGCCTAGTGGGCAATGCGAAAGTTGTAAAACTTGGAACCCGGTTGAGCTTTGGTGAAGGGCGATTAATCGCTGTGTGTACTAAAATTGGGGAAGAGGGCATTCGCTTTTTTGACCTAGAATATGATGGTATCTTTTTGGAAGTGCTGGATGAATTAGGGCAAATGCCCCTACCTCCGTATATCCATGAACGCCTTGAAGATCCAAATCGTTATCAAACCGTCTATGCGAAAGTGGATGGCAGCGCAGCAGCTCCGACTGCAGGGCTTCACTTTACACCAGATTTGATGGATCGAATTAAAGATTTAGGGGTGAGTATTGCGGAAGTAACCCTTCATGTGGGATTGGGAACGTTTAGACCAGTGAAGGTTGAAACGGTTGAAACCCATAAGATGCATGAGGAACATTATATGATGTCCCAAGAAACTGCAGATCTATTAAATGAAGCAAAAGCAAAGGGTCGTCGTATTATCGCAGTTGGAACAACATCGGTTCGAACCCTTGAAACGATTCTAAAAAAATATGGGGCGTTTAAGGCATGTGAAGGCGATAGTGATATCTTTATCTATCCAGGATATACTTTTGAAGGGGTGGATGCAATCATTACAAATTTCCATTTACCAAAGTCGACCTTAGTGATGTTAGTGAGTGCTTTTGCAGGGAAGTCAGTGATTGAACATGCGTATCAACATGCAATTGATGAAAAATATCGCTTCTTTTCCTTTGGTGATAGCATGTTTTTACAAGAACCTGCCAAAGGGGTGTGTCGTAAAACTATAAAATAG